A genome region from Thalassococcus arenae includes the following:
- a CDS encoding enoyl-ACP reductase FabI, translated as MTISLNGKRGLVMGVANERSIAWGIAKACAEAGAELAFTYQGEAFGKRLEPLAASVGSDFMVDVDVTDDASLDAAFAALSARWDSLDFLVHAIAFSDKSELTGRFLNTSRANFKNSMDISCYSFIEVARRAHPLMAGKGGCLITLTYAGSNRVVPNYNVMGVAKAALESATRYLANDLGRDGIRVNAISPGPMKTLAGAAIGGARKTYKHTDMNAPLGANATLEAVGGTAVYLVSDAGACTTGEIIHVDGGFHVLGMPQYENL; from the coding sequence ATGACGATTTCCTTGAACGGCAAGCGCGGCCTGGTGATGGGCGTGGCGAACGAACGCTCGATCGCGTGGGGCATCGCCAAGGCCTGCGCCGAGGCCGGGGCCGAGCTGGCCTTTACCTACCAGGGCGAGGCGTTCGGCAAGCGGCTGGAACCGCTGGCGGCCAGCGTCGGCAGCGATTTCATGGTCGATGTGGACGTCACTGACGACGCCTCGCTGGACGCGGCCTTCGCGGCGTTGTCGGCGCGGTGGGACAGCCTGGACTTTCTCGTTCATGCCATCGCCTTTTCCGACAAGTCGGAACTGACGGGGCGGTTCCTGAACACCAGCCGGGCGAATTTCAAGAACTCGATGGATATCAGCTGTTACAGCTTTATCGAGGTGGCGCGCCGCGCCCATCCGCTGATGGCCGGCAAGGGCGGTTGTCTGATCACCCTGACCTATGCCGGGTCGAACCGCGTGGTGCCGAACTACAACGTGATGGGCGTGGCCAAGGCGGCGCTGGAATCGGCGACGCGCTACCTGGCCAACGATCTGGGCCGCGACGGCATCCGCGTGAACGCCATCAGCCCCGGCCCGATGAAGACGCTGGCCGGTGCGGCGATCGGCGGGGCACGCAAGACCTACAAGCACACCGACATGAATGCGCCGTTGGGCGCCAATGCAACGCTTGAGGCCGTGGGCGGCACGGCGGTCTACCTGGTCTCGGATGCCGGTGCCTGCACGACCGGCGAGATCATCCATGTCGACGGTGGCTTTCACGTGCTGGGCATGCCGCAATACGAGAACCTGTGA
- a CDS encoding glycosyltransferase family 2 protein, protein MRYSGLDDFLSRGKAALAKGPVALVFCEDAVEVDTTLRHHLHSGFHAIVAFMDDVIDLAPDVADDVHRVTCDLKVDGAVPRAVNAVNAAAPGIWMYYCYNAEYLFYPFCETRSVGEMLSFHTEERRDAMLTYVVDLYAGDLDRWPDAVSLDEAFLDRSGYYALARPDPANDNHPKDRQLDFFGGLRWRYEEHVPIERRKIDRIALWRAKPGLHLREDHTFDDEEYNTYACPWHNNVTAAIVSFRTAKALKLNPGSTFDIRSFKWHNSTPFEWHSRQLLDLGLMEPGQWF, encoded by the coding sequence ATGCGATATTCCGGGCTTGACGATTTCCTGTCACGGGGCAAGGCGGCGCTGGCCAAGGGGCCGGTCGCGCTGGTCTTCTGCGAGGATGCGGTCGAAGTCGACACCACGCTGCGCCATCACCTGCACAGCGGGTTCCACGCCATCGTCGCTTTCATGGATGACGTGATCGACTTGGCGCCCGACGTGGCCGACGACGTGCATCGCGTCACCTGCGATCTCAAGGTCGATGGCGCGGTGCCGCGGGCGGTGAACGCGGTGAACGCCGCCGCGCCGGGCATCTGGATGTATTACTGCTACAACGCCGAATACCTGTTCTACCCCTTCTGCGAGACCCGCTCGGTCGGCGAGATGCTGTCCTTTCACACCGAGGAACGGCGCGACGCGATGTTGACCTATGTGGTCGACCTGTATGCCGGCGACCTGGATCGCTGGCCCGACGCGGTGTCGCTGGACGAAGCGTTCCTGGACCGGTCCGGATACTATGCGCTGGCACGGCCCGACCCGGCGAATGACAATCACCCGAAGGACAGGCAACTGGATTTCTTCGGCGGGCTGCGCTGGCGCTACGAGGAACACGTGCCGATCGAGCGGCGCAAGATCGACCGGATCGCACTATGGCGCGCCAAGCCCGGGCTGCACCTGCGCGAGGATCACACCTTCGATGACGAGGAATACAACACCTATGCCTGTCCGTGGCACAACAACGTCACTGCGGCGATCGTGTCGTTCCGCACCGCCAAGGCGCTCAAGCTGAACCCCGGATCGACCTTCGACATCCGCAGCTTCAAATGGCACAACTCCACGCCGTTCGAATGGCATTCGCGGCAATTGCTGGATCTCGGCCTGATGGAGCCGGGGCAGTGGTTCTGA